A window of Halococcus agarilyticus contains these coding sequences:
- the pheT gene encoding phenylalanine--tRNA ligase subunit beta: MAVVDVDPDELRRFTGHDEKSNEELREDLFELGLEYEGETDEGLMQLEFEADRLDRLSVEGIARSLRYQYGDDRGVYVPRTNDADWTIEVDPSTPDERPYVTGAVIRGLDLDGAGLDSLIQLQEKLHATMGRGRAKGAIGIHDLTMLKGQSLAEGADNSITYRGIDPEQDSFVPLDSHAELTPAEVLTDHPTGETYADLIAEYERYPAIYDDLGLFSFPPVINGRRTEVNTESRELFVELTGTDQWTIDRMCAIVCYALDARGATVERVTVEYPDHTLDRPDFEISEKTVPHERIERSLGVPLDEHEVVDLLERSGLDAETSDGGGGDGESNGGRVYDVSIPPYRVDVLHPVDVIDDIGRAYGFNELEPQYPDVSTVGGRHERSRRERAIRDTLVGLGFEDLLDFHLIGEAENFDRMGLSPDDDAFGAVEPTTIAEPYSQEYGMVRTWALPSLVMVLENNTHRRYPQDLAEVGLAAHVDSEENTNVAEERHVAGVLARTDASYEDAKGRLNALARAFDVELATPAIDHPSFIDGRAASVVLDGEQAGVIGELHPEVLVEHGLELPVAAFEFRADALR; encoded by the coding sequence ATGGCCGTCGTCGACGTCGATCCCGACGAACTCCGACGGTTCACCGGCCACGACGAGAAGTCGAACGAGGAACTCCGTGAGGACCTGTTCGAACTCGGCCTCGAATACGAGGGCGAGACCGACGAGGGGCTCATGCAGCTGGAGTTCGAGGCCGACCGGCTCGACCGCCTCTCGGTCGAGGGGATCGCGCGCTCGCTCCGCTACCAGTACGGCGACGACCGGGGGGTGTACGTCCCGCGAACCAACGACGCCGACTGGACGATCGAGGTCGATCCCTCGACGCCCGACGAGCGGCCGTACGTCACCGGCGCGGTGATCCGGGGCCTCGATCTCGACGGGGCGGGCCTTGACTCGCTGATCCAACTCCAGGAGAAACTCCACGCCACGATGGGTCGCGGGCGCGCGAAGGGGGCCATCGGGATCCACGACCTCACCATGCTGAAGGGCCAATCCCTCGCCGAGGGCGCGGACAACTCGATCACGTATCGCGGGATCGATCCCGAGCAAGACAGCTTCGTCCCGCTCGATAGCCACGCCGAACTCACGCCCGCCGAAGTGCTCACCGACCATCCGACCGGCGAGACCTACGCCGACCTGATCGCCGAGTACGAGCGCTACCCCGCGATCTACGACGATCTCGGGCTCTTTTCGTTCCCACCGGTGATCAACGGTCGCCGAACCGAGGTGAACACCGAGAGCCGGGAGCTGTTCGTCGAACTCACGGGGACCGACCAGTGGACCATCGATCGAATGTGCGCGATCGTCTGCTACGCGCTCGACGCCCGCGGCGCGACGGTCGAGCGCGTGACCGTCGAGTACCCCGATCACACGCTCGATCGGCCCGATTTCGAGATTTCCGAGAAGACCGTCCCCCACGAGCGGATCGAGCGCTCCCTCGGCGTCCCGCTCGACGAGCACGAGGTGGTGGACCTCCTCGAACGCTCGGGCCTCGACGCCGAGACGTCGGACGGTGGCGGTGGGGACGGCGAAAGCAACGGAGGCCGGGTCTACGACGTGTCGATTCCCCCCTACCGTGTCGACGTGCTCCATCCGGTCGACGTGATCGACGACATCGGCCGCGCGTACGGGTTCAACGAACTGGAGCCGCAGTACCCCGACGTGAGCACCGTCGGCGGTCGCCACGAGCGCTCGCGCCGGGAACGCGCCATCCGGGACACCCTCGTGGGCCTCGGGTTCGAGGACCTGCTCGACTTCCACCTCATCGGCGAGGCCGAGAACTTCGATCGGATGGGCCTCTCCCCGGACGACGACGCGTTCGGCGCGGTCGAACCGACGACCATCGCGGAGCCGTACAGCCAGGAGTACGGGATGGTCCGGACGTGGGCGCTGCCCTCGCTCGTGATGGTTCTGGAGAACAACACCCACCGACGCTACCCCCAGGATCTCGCCGAGGTCGGCCTCGCCGCCCACGTCGATAGCGAGGAGAACACGAACGTCGCTGAGGAACGCCACGTCGCTGGCGTGCTCGCGCGGACCGACGCCTCCTACGAGGACGCGAAGGGGAGGCTGAACGCGCTCGCGCGCGCGTTCGATGTCGAACTCGCGACGCCCGCGATCGACCATCCGTCGTTCATCGACGGTCGCGCCGCGAGCGTGGTGCTCGACGGTGAGCAGGCGGGTGTTATCGGCGAACTCCATCCGGAAGTCCTGGTCGAGCACGGTCTCGAACTGCCCGTAGCAGCGTTCGAGTTCCGTGCCGACGCGCTCCGGTAA
- a CDS encoding quinone-dependent dihydroorotate dehydrogenase, which produces MHFYDTLKPLLFRLPAESAHSAVHRLLEATQHTQIERALAARYGVDDERLATPAFGLDFPNPVGVAAGFDKNAEIPRALGRLGFGHVEVGGVTAEPQDGNPRPRLFRLAEDGALVNRMGFNNHGADRIGDRLARARVDVPTGVNIGKSKATPLEAAADDYRYSYERCAAGDYFVVNVSSPNTPGLRDLQHRDHLEHIFGTLQDAGADPLLVKLSPDLTDGAVEEALAVVDEMGLDGVIATNTTTERSASLRSPSRVEEGGLSGKPLEARATRAVAFVAERTDVPVIGVGGVSSAAGAYRKLRAGASLVQLYTGLVYQGPSLARDINHGLLELLERDGFESVEEAVGADLG; this is translated from the coding sequence ATGCACTTCTACGACACATTGAAGCCGCTGTTGTTCCGCCTGCCAGCCGAATCCGCCCACAGCGCCGTGCACAGGCTGCTCGAAGCCACCCAACACACCCAGATCGAACGGGCGCTCGCCGCACGCTACGGCGTCGACGACGAGCGACTCGCCACTCCCGCGTTCGGTCTCGACTTCCCGAACCCGGTCGGCGTCGCCGCCGGCTTCGACAAGAACGCCGAGATCCCGCGGGCGCTCGGCCGGCTCGGCTTCGGCCACGTCGAGGTCGGTGGCGTTACCGCCGAACCACAGGACGGTAACCCGCGCCCGCGCCTCTTCCGACTGGCCGAGGACGGCGCGCTCGTCAACCGAATGGGGTTCAACAACCACGGTGCGGACCGAATCGGCGATCGACTTGCGCGCGCACGCGTGGACGTGCCCACGGGCGTCAACATCGGGAAGTCGAAGGCGACGCCGCTCGAAGCGGCCGCCGATGACTACCGCTACTCCTACGAACGCTGTGCCGCGGGCGACTACTTCGTGGTGAACGTATCGAGTCCGAACACGCCGGGCCTGCGCGACCTCCAGCACCGCGACCACCTCGAACACATCTTCGGAACCCTCCAGGACGCGGGCGCGGATCCGCTGTTGGTGAAGCTCTCGCCCGATCTCACCGACGGTGCCGTCGAGGAAGCGCTCGCGGTGGTCGACGAGATGGGTCTCGACGGTGTGATCGCGACGAACACCACGACCGAGCGATCGGCGTCGCTCCGGAGCCCGAGCCGTGTCGAGGAGGGGGGCCTGTCGGGGAAACCACTCGAAGCGCGTGCAACGCGAGCCGTCGCGTTCGTCGCCGAGCGGACCGACGTCCCGGTGATCGGGGTCGGCGGCGTGTCGAGCGCGGCCGGAGCCTACCGGAAGCTCCGCGCGGGCGCGTCGCTGGTGCAGCTCTACACCGGACTCGTCTATCAGGGGCCGTCGCTCGCGCGCGACATCAATCACGGACTGCTTGAACTGCTGGAGCGCGATGGGTTCGAGAGCGTCGAGGAGGCGGTCGGGGCTGATCTCGGATAA